A stretch of DNA from Brachyspira pilosicoli:
TAGCAATAGAAGATGAAAATGATTTTACTATTATAAGAGATAAGATGATGGCTATATTTATGTATGCTATAGGTTTAAGGGCATCAGAGTTAATATCTATTAAACTTAATATGATACATAAGGGATCTACAACTTTAAGAATACTTGGTAAAGGCTCAAAAGTGAGGGAAATACCGTTAATTCCTATAATATATGATAATTGGGATTTGTATATGCAAAAAAGAGCTATTATACAAAGAGAATATGCTGCAGATAATAATTATTTATTTATAAACAGATTTGGAAAACCTATAAGCGATAGAAGTGTTAGAAACTCAATGAAAAGGCTTATGAGAATGGCTAATATAAGTGTAGATTTTTCTCCGCATACTTTAAGACATACATTCGCCACACATCTTCTAAATAATGATGCTGAAATTAGAGGGGTTCAAGAGCTACTTGGGCATGAAAGTATATCAACAACTCAGAGATATACGCATGTTACAAATGATAGGCTTTTTGAAGTGTATAATAAAGCCCACCCTCATTCAAGATAAAATATAATTTTTTTAAATTTTTATAAAAAAATAAATCAAATAA
This window harbors:
- a CDS encoding tyrosine-type recombinase/integrase; the protein is MENQLKIIEINELENLLEEFADYLQTLNYAAHTINSYTKDLKEYIKFLEDNNINFNEATHYTIRDYFASLKNKKLKNATTSRHLSSIKKFYKYLIRNGYSDKTRIINMKSPKREEHIAKFLSLNDIDKILAIEDENDFTIIRDKMMAIFMYAIGLRASELISIKLNMIHKGSTTLRILGKGSKVREIPLIPIIYDNWDLYMQKRAIIQREYAADNNYLFINRFGKPISDRSVRNSMKRLMRMANISVDFSPHTLRHTFATHLLNNDAEIRGVQELLGHESISTTQRYTHVTNDRLFEVYNKAHPHSR